From Parambassis ranga chromosome 9, fParRan2.1, whole genome shotgun sequence, the proteins below share one genomic window:
- the LOC114440865 gene encoding protein prune homolog 2-like isoform X9 — MQLLSVELKEFSDGEMTVALTLLTTDKEDWHDYVDGLKSLSHRHGCNGLVVLLSISDTVHHPRQQVAVYSNNTDLLNQICSELEESSSWSLSGELEAPENLQVYHIPINTATSSGTPPLLEEEIRGILKDFMDRRSSVLACHPSSRTSSTEGVAGSVEFSQGSSGINDMDGSDIERADGGNGDVVAIARVMADTEEDPGGGGVSAGGELVSPDSGMTTIRSSRSSKESSVFLSDDSPVGEIIASGGSAAGPGGLFLRNPSPLGLLSLSPPVPPERRKHRSSRNRSDNFDLFSFDPLHSSDQSMPAGEEATNSGERGDEAERRAGSSSLSELDELSLLDFSATNSLGGLGSGGSSADHHGQLHGNELIDTVVPPTPVNSLVGSRPPSSCGVRFFPEDVVERINGLQHKDSVSSSLSETWDELGFDTHGALSSSDNNTFNRLRDSESPLNIVEDMRGKDSVSDMTEREKREENGHQTRKTLEPQLSLITEQTESHDNWNPGSLRQDQFNTVTLADLQLTPPEDDVARKYQAAVTGGKDRTSSLSKKKTILNTLTPDTSKEEDEGLQGKKGGQQKDLLDFWTYSAQKGFLKSDSGTTTSYPESLDMWNMTIRDDSLSPLTTPDNLSDTSGSFCGMTSNIRSGTSVESPLGYSAVGMEMWNTTIQEDSSSTVTSPEGPENAKDLSHMGSLDGSDAFEAQASKKEENVKVKEEQEEVGWRGNETNVKIVIEAVEGLTQGEETGDEHMQSVQEQPDAETYQGSDMWDLSVHGMVTSTSEYDNVGAGTWSQTSSPDTYSSPIVDLIQLEAQSSPFIAVAKPMHTDERYTQYQTAEDAECRNINPDQDPPANQVFLFGGTSEHGHMNRSLGGSVESKYGNEDRQGSAEADWIEQHAEHSPFVLVENNFTQIQADQSLHQPDPATSSQDLPNRRAGKSTNEQQEEANKNNSVNVEDKITEAMSLSSSPGGERDKLHSPDGLHTGSQDKLESSSDGDSFSGLEMEYIIVSGTVKETKKECNYKQDERQSKVTRKPMETFSMLSYAAKVLQSQAQTAHHQVRGADSIEDHMVPETVPPSRSKSNSETFHQPDSRPPSSSQTQVENDNESTMVARSVSPSLRYPSDHFLKTREEVYVHSQISMEDSDEGGQSPSAHPPCPASLGDFQVWGDQLVRQDTSQTTSAPQSPALTNSSASCSSSLIGTPISEVCTSTDKGLGLPFSGDLMEEENNEEEQEETDMGQSEREEKQQLASYDLLSFTEDLTGVSSFQQRHLGTHEPKMEEHQQNRAEYYDEQPLRRDNRDGWAIEQQAGDPEASQDSYSAVIRRHQDVTLQLSSQPPNEIATYQWTGSENTTQGQTQYGYNYHHIDQRTENQCMYTACADNKSSSMQSTADVYAEFTTDATAAQYRSEQTRNYFQSGDNAQYSMDDAGVKSQYDSVSTSELHYPHCPSDSQYEPEHYQYDGQSFYQSGVQQETEDHARYVPEGYVHFLLSRHSQQGAGAAGTMMKMASSEEAAEEMDNREDQPSSADVSAGSNQRRKLAAPPMNVSLDRSEGSLLSEDALDTEDEALDTGDELDVNIDELDTPDEGDSLEFNRPVDSEESNLGAGAASTEHRDHRADEEGRDGRLWRTVVIGEQEHRIDMKCIEPYKRVISHGGYYAEQNAIIVFAACFLPDSDCDNYNYVMENLFLYVISTLELMVAEDYMIVYLNGATPRRRMPGFTWMKRCYQMIDRRLKKNLKMFIIVHPSWFIRTLLGITRPFISSKFSSKIKYVNSLRELGEIIPMEYVHIPPSILKYDEEKGTNKFACMRLDAELQDTAAKVDKGHTTV; from the exons ATCTGCTCTGAGCTTGAAGAGTCTTCCAGCTGGTCTCTGTCTGGTGAACTGGAAGCTCCTGAGAATCTTCAGGTCTACCACATTCCGATAAACACTGCCACATCCTCTGGCACTCCTCCTCTGCTGGAGGAAGAGATCCGGGGCATCCTCAAGGACTTTATGGACAGGCGGAGTTCTGTATTAGCCTGCCATCCTAGCAGCAGGACATCTTCCACGGAGGGAGTAGCCGGCAGTGTGGAGTTCTCCCAGGGTTCATCCGGTATCAATGACATGGATGGTTCTGACATAGAGAGAGCTGATGGAGGCAATGGAGATGTGGTGGCAATAGCAAG GGTGATGGCAGACACTGAAGAAGACCCAGGAGGTGGTGGAGTCAGTGCTGGTGGAGAGCTAGTGAGTCCTGACAGTGGTATGACCACCATCCGTAGCAGCCGGTCCTCCAAGGAGAGTTCAGTGTTCCTTAGTGATGACAGTCCAGTTGGTGAGATTATAGCCAGTGGAGGTTCGGCAGCAGGGCCGGGAGGTCTTTTCCTGAGAAACCCCTCCCCCTTGGGGTTGTTatctctctcccctcctgtccCACCAGAAAGAAGGAAGCACCGCTCAAGCAGAAACAGAAGTGACAACTTTGACCTGTTTAGTTTTGACCCATTACACAGCAGTGACCAGTCCATGCCAGCCGGAGAGGAGGCAACAAATTctggagaaagaggagatgaAGCTGAAAGACGAGCAGGGAGCTCCAGCTTATCAGAACTTGATGAGCTAAGCTTGTTGGATTTCTCTGCTACCAATTCATTAGGAGGGCTTGGAAGTGGAGGTTCTTCAGCTGaccaccatgggcaactccatgGTAATGAATTGATTGACACTGTGGTTCCTCCAACCCCAGTCAATAGCCTGGTGGGCAGCCGCCCGCCCAGCAGCTGTGGGGTCAGATTCTTCCCAGAGGATGTAGTTGAGAGGATCAATGgcctgcagcacaaagacaGTGTGTCGTCATCCTTGTCAGAGACCTGGGATGAACTTGGCTTTGACACACATGGAGCGCTTTCTTCAAGTGATAACAACACCTTCAACAGGCTCAGAGACTCTGAGAGTCCACTTAACATCGTGGAAGACATGAGAGGCAAGGACTCAGTCAGTGAcatgacagaaagagaaaagagagaagagaatgGCCACCAGACCAGAAAGACTCTTGAACCCCAACTCAGTCTGATCACTGAGCAGACTGAATCACATGACAACTGGAACCCAGGTTCTCTACGTCAGGATCAGTTTAACACTGTTACTTTGGCTGATCTTCAGTTAACACCACCAGAGGATGACGTAGCAAGAAAATACCAAGCTGCTGTCACTGGAGGGAAAGATAGAACATCTTCTTtgtcaaaaaagaaaacaatcctCAACACGTTAACTCCAGACACatctaaagaagaagatgaaggtcTTCAAGGCAAAAAAGGAGGCCAACAGAAAGACCTCCTGGACTTTTGGACGTACTCAGCTCAGAAAGGGTTTCTGAAATCTGACAGTGGAACCACCACATCCTACCCTGAATCACTAGATATGTGGAATATGACAATCAGAGATGACAGCCTCTCACctctcacaacccctgacaaCTTGTCTGACACCTCAGGTTCCTTCTGCGGGATGACCTCCAATATTAGGAGCGGCACATCTGTGGAAAGTCCACTGGGATACTCAGCTGTTGGAATGGAGATGTGGAACACCACCATACAGGAAGACAGCTCTTCCACTGTAACAAGCCCAGAAGGACCTGAAAATGCAAAGGACCTGAGTCACATGGGATCATTAGATGGCAGTGATGCTTTCGAGGCACAGGCAAGCAAAAAGGAAGAAAACGTAAAGGTcaaagaggaacaggaggaagtTGGGTGGAGAGGTAATGAAACCAATGTGAAAATAGTCATAGAGGCTGTCGAAGGTTTAACGCAAGGTGAAGAAACAGGGGATGAACACATGCAGAGTGTTCAGGAACAACCAGATGCTGAGACCTATCAAGGCTCTGACATGTGGGACCTGTCTGTTCATGGCATGGTCACCTCCACATCCGAGTACGACAACGTAGGAGCTGGGACGTGGAGCCAGACATCCTCTCCTGACACCTACTCCAGCCCTATAGTGGACCTGATACAGCTAGAGGCACAGTCTAGCCCCTTTATAGCTGTCGCCAAACCTATGCATACAGATGAGAGGTACACTCAATACCAGACAGCTGAGGATGCAGAATGCAGAAATATAAATCCAGATCAAGATCCACCAGCCAACCAGGTGTTCCTGTTTGGGGGAACTAGTGAACACGGTCACATGAACAGGAGTCTGGGAGGTTCCGTTGAGAGTAAGTATGGCAACGAAGACAGACAGGGCTCAGCAGAGGCTGATTGGATagaacaacatgctgaacattCCCCATTTGTTTTGGTGGAAAACAATTTCACTCAAATCCAGGCTGACCAATCATTACACCAACCAGATCCAGCAACATCGTCACAGGATCTGCCAAACAGGAGGGCAGGCAAGTCTACTAATGAACAGCAAGAGGAGgctaacaaaaacaacagtgtaaATGTTGAGGACAAAATAACTGAAGCTATGTCTCTGAGCTCCAGCCCCGGAGGGGAGAGGGACAAACTGCACAGCCCTGATGGCCTTCACACAGGTAGTCAAGATAAACTCGAGTCCAGTTCTGATGGAGATTCATTCTCAGGCCTAGAAATGGAGTACATCATTGTGTCTGGCACagtgaaagaaacaaagaaagagtGTAATTATAAACAAGATGAGAGGCAATCTAAAGTCACAAGAAAGCCCATGGAGACATTTAGCATGCTGTCCTATGCAGCCAAGGTGCTGCAATCTCAGGCTCAAACTGCACATCACCAGGTCAGAGGAGCTGACAGTATTGAGGATCACATGGTGCCAGAAACGGTCCCTCCCAGCCGCTCAAAAAGTAACTCTGAAACTTTTCATCAGCCAGACTCAAGACCACCAAGTTCCAGTCAAACTCAGGTAGAAAATGACAACGAATCCACAATGGTGGCTCGAAGTGTGTCTCCATCATTGCGATATCCATCAGACCACTTCCTGAAAACCAGAGAGGAGGTTTATGTCCATTCACAGATCTCAATGGAGGATTCAGATGAGGGTGGGCAATCACCATCTGCACATCCACCATGTCCAGCCTCTTTGGGTGACTTTCAAGTCTGGGGTGACCAATTAGTGAGACAGGACACGTCTCAAACCACATCTGCACCACAGTCCCCTGCACTCACCAACAGTTCagcctcctgctccagctctctGATTGGCACTCCTATAAGTGAAGTGTGTACTTCTACCGACAAAGGACTTGGATTACCATTCTCAGGAGATTTAATGGAAGAGGAGAAcaatgaggaggagcaggaggaaactGATATGGGGCAAAgcgagagagaagaaaaacaacagttagCATCGTACGACCTTCTGAGTTTTACTGAGGACCTGACGGGAGTTTCTTCATTTCAACAAAGACATTTAGGAACACATGAGCCAAAGATGGAGGAACACCAACAGAACAGAGCGGAATACTATGATGAACAGCCTTTAAGAAGAGACAATCGAGATGGATGGGCTATTGAACAACAGGCAGGAGACCCAGAGGCTTCTCAAGATAGTTATTCAGCTGTTATAAG AAGACACCAGGATGTAACATTACAACTGTCATCTCAGCCACCCAATGAAATCGCTACGTATCAgtggacaggaagtgagaaCACAACTCAGGGTCAAACCCAGTACGGCTACAACTACCACCACATTGACCAAAGAACTGAAAACCAGTGCATgtacacagcctgtgcagataACAAATCCAGCAGTATGCAGAGCACTGCAGATGTCTACGCTGAGTTTACCACAGATGCCACAGCTGCACAGTACAGATCTGAGCAGACTAGAAACTATTTTCAGTCTGGGGACAATGCTCAGTACAGCATGGACGACGCAGGTGTCAAGAGTCAGTATGACTCCGTCAGCACCTCTGAGCTCCACTACCCACATTGTCCATCTGATAGCCAGTATGAGCCAGAGCATTATCAGTATGACGGACAGTCATTCTACCAATCGGGTGTCCAACAAGAGACAGAAGACCATGCACGGTATGTGCCGGAGGGATATGTTCACTTTCTCCTGTCAAG GCACTCCCAACAAGGAGCTGGTGCAGCAGGGACGATGATGAAGATGGCCTCCAGTGAGGAAGCAGCCGAGGAGATGGATAACAGAGAAG ACCAACCTTCTTCAGCAGATGTATCAGCTGGGTCCAATCAAAGGAGAAAGTTGGCAGCTCCACCAATGAATGTGTCCCTGGACCGCAGTGAGGGGTCTCTGCTTTCAGAAGATGCCCTGGACACAGAGGATGAGGCCTTGGACACCGGGGATGAGCTAGATGTCAACATAGATGAGTTGGACACACCTGACGAGGGCGACTCGCTGGAGTTCAACAGACCTG TTGACTCAGAAGAGTCCAATCTGGGTGCAGGAGCAGCGTCTACTGagcacagagaccacagagcagaTGAGGAGGGCAGGGATGGCAGGCTGTGGCGGACCGTGGTGATCGGCGAGCAGGAGCATCGTATTGACATGAAGTGCATCGAGCCATACAAAAGAGTCATTTCTCACGGAG GTTACTACGCTGAGCAGAATGCCATCATCGTCTTTGCAGCTTGTTTCCTACCAGACAGCGACTGTGACAATTACAATTATGTCATGGAAAACCTTTTCCT GTATGTAATAAGTACCTTGGAGTTAATGGTGGCAGAGGATTATATGATTGTTTACTTGAATGGCGCCACTCCTCGCAGGAGAATGCCTGGTTTTACCTGGATGAAAAGATGCTACCAAATGATTGACAGGAG ACTAAAGAAAAACCTGAAGATGTTCATCATTGTTCATCCTTCTTGGTTCATACGGACGTTGCTGGGAATCACCAGACCATTCATAAG cTCTAAGTTCAGTAGTAAGATCAAGTACGTGAATAGCCTGCGGGAGCTTGGAGAAATCATCCCGATGGAGTACGTCCATATTCCACCCAGCATCCTCAA GTATGACGAGGAGAAGGGTACAAACAAATTTGCATGCATGAG